In one Penaeus chinensis breed Huanghai No. 1 chromosome 33, ASM1920278v2, whole genome shotgun sequence genomic region, the following are encoded:
- the LOC125042937 gene encoding uncharacterized protein LOC125042937, translating into MVVSDLARSGSVCLRVDRNPGSPPPPVIVKVHLKKHLRENPALLSVIDEVERRRNDLCRTPTSICKSSSRNFPNSVKKAFAQSNRIGTPCIQHYSTKPSIVPESEKGSSSKGAGDFSRRKCSFRRSFRGLLRTAVRAVGKVMPLCKDKISSTSTDSLVYNR; encoded by the exons ATGGTTGTGTCTGACTTGGCCCGCAGTGGATCCGTCTGCCTTCGAGTGGATAGGAACCCTGGATCTCCACCTCCGCCTGTGATTGTCAAAGTCCACTTGAAGAAACACTTGAGGGAGAATCCAGCTCTTTTGTCCGTTATCGATG AAGTGGAGCGACGGCGGAATGATCTCTGTCGTACACCTACTAGCATTTGCAAGTCATCCTCAAGGAACTTCCCGAACTCCGTCAAAAAGGCATTTGCACAATCCAACAG AATCGGCACGCCCTGCATCCAGCACTATTCCACCAAGCCCTCCATAGTCCCCGAGTCTGAGAAAGGAAGCTCTTCCAAGGGCGCTGGCGATTTTTCCCGACGGAAGTGTTCCTTCAGGAGGAGTTTCAGGGGCCTCCTCCGGACGGCAGTGCGGGCCGTCGGGAAGGTCATGCCGCTCTGCAAGGACAAGATATCGTCTACTTCTACGGACTCCCTTGTGTACAACAGATGA